The Panicum virgatum strain AP13 chromosome 3N, P.virgatum_v5, whole genome shotgun sequence genome includes the window GACCTCGGCCATGGTCCGCCCGGAGAAGAGCGCGGCGTTGCAGTCGTTGCCGCCGAACTCGCCGACGACGAACAGGGACTTGGACAGGTAGTTCTTGCAATCTGCTGCCGGCCGGCGTCGGTAAGCAAGCACAAATGCAATTGACCCATTGATTAATTTGACGGATCGTACCTTTGCCGCAGACGGATGGGAGGAGCTGTCGGAACCACTGGATTTGGGTGTCGAGCGGGCCGTTGTTCCAAATCTTGTCGCTGAGGCCGATGGAGTTGAAGAAGTCGAAGCTCATGGTGGTGGCGCCGATGATGGCCATGTTCGCGCCCTTCTTGAAGTCGCCGCCGGCCTTGGACgccggcagcagcggcagcccaAAGTGCTCGGCTGCCCGATCCGATCATCAGCATCGCGAATTCCATGCATGCCATAGCTACAAAGCTTGGTCACGTACCCAGGAAGTCGATGATGACGCGGCCGTCGGAGCACCGTCCGGTGGGGCGGCCGAAGAAGGTCTCCCCGTAGGGCGGCTGCCCCGTGGTGAGCCACGACGGACACCCGCCGACGCAGAGGTTGCCGGTGTCGGAGATGGAGTCGCCGAAGCTCCAGATGGCGTTGtaccgctgcgccgccgcctcctgccggAGCGCGCacagcaccaccagcagaaccagcgccgccgccctgccgatCGCCATCCCCGGCCCTCCGATCCTCTCGTCGTCAGCCGTCACCTAGCTAcctacctagctagctagccagcTGCAGCCAGGGAATTCTCGCTACGTGTGCCGCGGCCGGGACGACGCTACCCGTAGTAGTGTGTGCGGCAGGGCAGGGGAGCTAGAGTTAAAGCGTCAGGCCGTGCGTGCTCCTCGCGCGCGACCCGTGTCTCGGCGGTGCGGCCATGTGGACGGCCGCGCACGGGGGGATTTATAGGCGCCGCGGGACGACGGTTGCGGCGGCGTCGCTCATCGCTGCCTCATTCCTCTTCCATTCACTACTGACACCGCGGCCGGCCCTTCTCCGACTGATTTCTGCGCAATTCTGCTGTATTGATTTCCGCTGGCATCTTCAGGTCAGTTCAGAGGCAAGATCATTTAATTTGAAattaggggccgtttagttcctaaaCTAAATTTTTTTGGGTGTCACATCAATGATTTgatcagatgtcgggagggtttttcggacaccaatttaaaaactaatttcagaactcacctggaaactgcgagacgaattttttgaggccttcgaccgcatcattagcacaggcgggttactgtagcacttatggctaatcatgcactaattaggctcaaaaaattcatctcgtcgtgtacatccaaactgtgcaattagttttgttgtttaactatatttagtactccataatGTGTCCAAAGGGGAAGACACAAATTTCGAGGATGAGTGATGGAGATGGATGGACTCTTCAGAGACTTGAGATGACAATTGATTGGTTTCTTGACTAACGGATGAAGTCGATCATGATTGGCACATGAACAAGCAGCTCGATCAGGCTGTCTGTCAGGCTGAACCACATGTGTGACGTGTCCGTCCAGGCCATTCATTATCTAGAGGGACTGATGGAGAAAGAACAAAAGCTAGCTTGCATTAGGCAAAAGCTACTACGTGATGGTGCCGAGCGGGGGAGACTGACGACCTCTGCACGTCTCTAGCTAGCTACTTTCTGAGCTGCAAACAGAACAGGAGATCCAAGTTGAGTAGTTAGTGACTTTCAAATTACAGGGTGTGTGCTGTAGCGTGTTGTTAGCATGTTTAGTTCCCCACCCAAAATTTTTTATTCATCACATTAAAGAAAAttttacatgcatgaagtattaaatatagacgaaaataaattgcgagacgaatttttagGCGACCCATCTTGGATAAGGGCGAATTCATTTTGACGTGGATGTCAGGTGTAggaaaaa containing:
- the LOC120663964 gene encoding GDSL esterase/lipase At5g45910-like; the encoded protein is MAIGRAAALVLLVVLCALRQEAAAQRYNAIWSFGDSISDTGNLCVGGCPSWLTTGQPPYGETFFGRPTGRCSDGRVIIDFLAEHFGLPLLPASKAGGDFKKGANMAIIGATTMSFDFFNSIGLSDKIWNNGPLDTQIQWFRQLLPSVCGKDCKNYLSKSLFVVGEFGGNDCNAALFSGRTMAEVRGYVPRVVSKLIRGLETIIRAGAVDVVVPGVLPIGCFPIYLTLYGTSNGADYDGDGCLKSYNGLSYYHNALLKRSLASLQRTYPHARIMYADFYSQVTHMIRAPQNFGLKYGLKVCCGAGGQGKYNYNNKARCGMSGASACADPGNYLIWDGIHLTEAAYRSIADGWLKGPYCNPPIQH